The Spirosoma foliorum genome has a window encoding:
- a CDS encoding 3-keto-disaccharide hydrolase, whose translation MKKLLLLELVYCLFAFIAPPKWTSLFDGKTIKGWHSWHKDGVVGWYVEDGALTPDGTGGDLVTDKEYENFELEFEFKIPKGSNSGVVYKIIDSPDIKSTYMSGPEYQVIDDKGYLDGDGKPYKLKDTQLSGANYDMIPPSDMNAIKPAGEWNKGRIVVNNNHVEHFLNGKKVSDYEYGSDAWKALVAKSKFANWPYATPHAKGKIALQNHSPKERVWYKNIQIREL comes from the coding sequence ATGAAAAAATTACTTTTACTAGAGTTGGTGTATTGCCTGTTTGCATTCATCGCTCCTCCAAAATGGACATCCTTGTTCGATGGGAAGACTATAAAAGGCTGGCACAGCTGGCACAAAGATGGCGTTGTGGGCTGGTACGTTGAAGACGGTGCCCTGACTCCCGACGGTACGGGTGGCGATCTGGTAACCGATAAAGAATACGAAAACTTTGAGTTGGAGTTCGAATTCAAAATTCCGAAAGGCAGCAACAGTGGCGTTGTCTATAAAATCATCGACAGCCCCGATATTAAATCGACTTACATGTCGGGACCCGAATATCAGGTGATCGACGACAAAGGCTATCTGGATGGAGATGGCAAGCCTTACAAATTGAAAGACACACAGTTGTCGGGTGCCAATTACGACATGATTCCACCATCGGATATGAACGCTATAAAGCCAGCGGGCGAGTGGAATAAAGGCCGGATTGTGGTGAACAATAACCATGTTGAGCATTTCCTGAACGGCAAAAAAGTATCCGATTACGAATACGGTTCCGATGCCTGGAAAGCCTTGGTTGCCAAGAGCAAATTTGCCAACTGGCCCTACGCAACCCCACATGCGAAAGGAAAAATCGCCCTGCAAAACCACAGTCCCAAAGAGCGCGTCTGGTACAAGAACATCCAGATTCGGGAGTTGTAG